From Danio rerio strain Tuebingen ecotype United States chromosome 7, GRCz12tu, whole genome shotgun sequence, the proteins below share one genomic window:
- the LOC100000086 gene encoding serine/threonine-protein kinase pim-2, translating to MGQRISCLNIATESECVYSLHPSTPLQLNNDTPRQENHQLDESRVVPCEEDGGSLVKEKKKWKKKSSFWRKLFRFSRPRAGRGEKVKQVDSEKVKPVTEAEPSTDVGNISSPVEHHDYQQAPNSLEVPPSIIDLQIQEQCENVELEEEMSTDDPTSVETISSVESYGPQNTPNSSFEIPFFTVDEQIQEFPDDLSEEETVCPLAENPSQDMVLIIGSMCWTYNMGELLGEGGFGAVYAGVRAHDGLPVAIKFARKMEGMEYLYVPGLPELVPLEIGLTLMANKGPSSPNIIDLLDWQDFPDHYIMVLQRPSPCLSVFKLLESCGNIFEERFARYVMRQVIEAAETCCRRGVFHRDIKLENLIINTHTMDVTLIDFGCGNLFHETEYHTFSGTEMYCPPEFFETGKYLARPATVYSLGVLLYTMVCGYMPDYTDREKMQHWLWYLPSLSCECSHLINACLHPDPSERILLEQILLHDWFTITPSDMEDERPVLVMQEELISQAC from the exons ATGGGTCAGCGAATTTCTTGTCTGAATATAGCGACAGAGTCAGAGTGTGTGTACAGTTTACATCCTAGTACACCACTTCAGTTAAATAATGACACGCCTCGTCAAGAAAACCATCAGCTTGATGAGAGCCGTGTTGTTCCTTGTGAGGAAGATGGAGGGAGTTTGGTAAAGGAGAAAAAGAAATGGAAGAAAAAATCGAGTTTTTGGAGAAAGCTGTTCCGCTTTTCACGCCCAAGAGCTGGAAGGGGTGAAAAGGTGAAGCAGGTGGACAGTGAGAAGGTGAAGCCAGTTACCGAAGCAGAACCTTCTACTGATG TAGGAAACATCTCAAGCCCTGTTGAGCATCATGACTACCAGCAAGCTCCTAACAGCCTTGAGGTTCCTCCCTCCATCATTGACCTGCAAATACAggaacagtgtgagaatgtggagCTGGAGGAAGAAATGTCTACTGATG ATCCAACTTCAGTGGAGACCATATCTTCTGTAGAGAGTTATGGTCCTCAGAACACTCCCAACAGTAGTTTTGAGATTCCTTTCTTCACTGTTGACGAGCAAATCCAGGAGTTTCCAGATGATCTGTCAGAGGAAGAAACTGTGTGTCCTCTGGCAGAAAACCCAAGCCAAGACATGGTCTTGATTATTGGGA GCATGTGCTGGACCTACAACATGGGTGAGCTACTGGGAGAAGGAGGATTTGGTGCCGTATATGCTGGTGTCCGTGCCCATGATGGTCTTCCG GTGGCAATCAAGTTTGCCAGAAAAATGGAGGGCATGGAATATCTCTACGTT CCTGGCCTTCCAGAACTTGTACCACTGGAAATCGGCCTCACACTTATGGCAAACAAGGGTCCCAGCTCACCCAACATAATCGATCTGCTGGATTGGCAGGACTTTCCAGACCATTATATAATGGTCCTGCAGCGCCCTTCACCATGCCTGAGTGTGTTCAAGCTTTTGGAGAGCTGTGGCAACATCTTTGAAGAAAGGTTTGCTCGGTATGTGATGCGCCAGGTTATCGAGGCAGCTGAGACCTGCTGCCGGCGCGGAGTATTCCACAGAGATATAAAATTGGAGAACTTGATCATCAACACACACACCATGGATGTCACACTGATTGACTTCGGCTGTGGGAACCTGTTCCACGAAACAGAGTACCACACTTTTAGTG GCACAGAGATGTACTGCCCTCCAGAGTTTTTCGAAACGGGCAAATACTTAGCACGGCCAGCAACCGTGTATTCGCTTGGAGTGCTGCTATACACTATGGTGTGCGGATATATGCCAGACTACACGGATCGGGAAAAGATGCAGCACTGGCTGTGGTATCTGCCGTCTTTGTCCTGTG AATGCAGTCATCTCATAAATGCCTGTCTGCATCCCGATCCCAGCGAGAGGATACTACTGGAGCAGATCCTCCTCCACGACTGGTTTACG aTCACACCATCAGACATGGAGGATGAGCGCCCGGTCCTGGTCATGCAGGAAGAACTGATTAGCCAGGCATGCTAA
- the LOC137490677 gene encoding serine/threonine-protein kinase pim-2-like: MGQRISCLNIATESECVYSLHPSTPLQLNNDTPRQENHQLDESRVVACEEDGGSLVKEKKKWKKKSSFWRKLFRFSRPRAGRGEKVKQVDSEKVKPVTEAEPSTDVGNISSPVEHHDYQQAPNSLEVPSSIIDLQIQEQCENVELEEETSTDDQTSVETISSVESYGPQNTPNSSFEIPFFTVDEQIQEFPDDLSEEETVCPLAENPSQDMVLIIGSMCWTYNMGELLGEGGFGAVYAGVRAHDGLPVAIKFARKMEGMEYLYVPGLPELVPLEIGLTLMANKGPSSPNIIDLLDWQDFPDHYIMVLQRPLPCLSVFKLLESCGNIFEERFARYVMRQVIEAAETCCRRGVFHRDIKLENLIINTHTMDVTLIDFGCGNLFHETEYHTFSGTEMYCPPEFFETGKYLARPATVYSLGVLLYTMVCGCMPDYTDREKMQHWLWYLPSLSCECSHLINACLHPDPSERILLEQILLHDWFTITPSDMEDERPVLVMQEELISQAC; the protein is encoded by the exons ATGGGTCAGCGAATTTCTTGTCTGAATATAGCGACAGAGTCAGAGTGTGTGTACAGTTTACATCCTAGTACACCACTTCAGCTAAATAATGACACGCCTCGTCAAGAAAACCATCAGCTTGATGAGAGCCGTGTTGTTGCTTGTGAGGAAGATGGAGGGAGTTTGGTAAAGGAGAAAAAGAAATGGAAGAAAAAATCGAGTTTTTGGAGAAAGCTGTTCCGCTTTTCACGCCCAAGAGCTGGAAGGGGTGAAAAGGTGAAGCAGGTGGACAGTGAGAAGGTGAAGCCAGTTACCGAAGCAGAACCTTCTACTGATG TAGGAAACATCTCAAGCCCTGTTGAGCATCATGACTACCAGCAAGCTCCTAACAGCCTTGAGGTTCCTTCCTCCATCATTGACCTGCAAATACAggaacagtgtgagaatgtggagCTGGAGGAAGAAACTTCTACTGATG ATCAAACTTCAGTGGAGACCATATCTTCTGTAGAGAGTTATGGTCCTCAGAACACTCCCAACAGTAGTTTTGAGATTCCTTTCTTCACTGTTGACGAGCAAATCCAGGAGTTTCCAGATGATCTGTCAGAGGAAGAAACTGTGTGTCCTCTGGCAGAAAACCCAAGCCAAGACATGGTCTTGATTATTGGGA GCATGTGCTGGACCTACAACATGGGTGAGCTACTGGGAGAAGGAGGATTTGGTGCCGTATATGCTGGTGTCCGTGCCCATGATGGTCTTCCG GTGGCAATCAAGTTTGCCAGAAAAATGGAGGGCATGGAATATCTCTACGTT CCTGGCCTTCCAGAACTTGTACCACTGGAAATCGGCCTCACACTTATGGCAAACAAGGGTCCCAGCTCACCCAACATAATCGATCTGCTGGATTGGCAGGACTTTCCAGACCATTATATAATGGTCCTGCAGCGCCCTTTACCATGCCTGAGTGTGTTCAAGCTTTTGGAGAGCTGTGGCAACATCTTTGAAGAAAGGTTTGCTCGGTATGTGATGCGCCAGGTTATCGAGGCAGCTGAGACCTGCTGCCGGCGCGGAGTATTCCACAGAGATATAAAGTTGGAGAACTTGATCATCAACACACACACCATGGATGTCACACTGATTGACTTCGGCTGTGGGAACCTGTTCCACGAAACAGAGTACCACACTTTTAGTG GCACAGAGATGTACTGCCCTCCAGAGTTTTTCGAAACGGGCAAATACTTAGCACGGCCAGCAACTGTGTATTCGCTTGGAGTGCTGCTATACACTATGGTGTGCGGTTGTATGCCAGACTACACGGATCGGGAAAAGATGCAGCACTGGCTCTGGTATCTGCCGTCCTTGTCTTGTG AATGCAGTCATCTCATAAATGCCTGTCTGCATCCCGATCCCAGCGAGAGGATACTACTGGAGCAGATCCTCCTCCATGACTGGTTTACG aTCACACCATCAGACATGGAGGATGAGCGCCCGGTCCTGGTCATGCAGGAAGAGCTGATTAGCCAGGCATGCTAA